Proteins encoded in a region of the Methyloterricola oryzae genome:
- a CDS encoding DUF5334 family protein, translating to MRTVCVFFLLMAAASAFGWDGFDYEKGAYVEIPKGNLVRSGKEIEIFDYSTGEYKEVEVQSVRGQGRGAEVEVYDHESGEYRTFDMDD from the coding sequence ATGCGTACTGTTTGTGTTTTTTTCCTGCTAATGGCCGCCGCCTCAGCCTTTGGCTGGGATGGATTTGATTACGAAAAGGGAGCTTATGTCGAAATTCCGAAAGGAAATTTGGTGCGCTCTGGGAAAGAAATCGAGATTTTTGATTACAGCACCGGAGAGTACAAGGAGGTGGAGGTACAGTCGGTCAGGGGGCAAGGCAGAGGCGCTGAAGTTGAGGTGTATGACCACGAAAGCGGCGAATACCGAACATTCGATATGGACGATTGA
- a CDS encoding TolC family protein, whose product MTKSIRIALFSILGLMLNACGIPDLTSKQEDTQLPGTYGSGASHEGSSANLRWNQLFDDPNLLQLIDVAVKNNKEVNIMMQRISVAENEIQARKGAYLPFVSLGAGADGQKVGQYTRNGAVEENLDIKNGKAFPSFLGNFSFGLFSSWEIDIWKKLRNATEVARLEYLASMEGRRFLITNLVAEVAQAYYELIALDNQLENLEKNIEIQQNALEVVKQLQFYARTNSLAVKRYEAEVAKNTARNYEVKQQITVTENRINYLLGRTPQAIQRRSSDFMNSKPKVLAVGIPSQLLKNRPDIRQAEFELSAAKLNIDVARANFYPSFGIKAGVGFEAFALKYLINTPESLAATIAGELAAPLVNRNAIIADYKNASAKQIQAAYEYEQRIINAYTEVSNQLSNIANLDKDFERKGSQVDALTQSIEIASQLFKSARTDYLDVLLTQRDTLEAKRELIETKLKQYSATVELYRSLGGGWRDIEDIANVASAEGEGSSGQLGPRR is encoded by the coding sequence ATGACTAAATCCATTCGAATAGCCCTATTCAGTATTCTTGGGCTGATGTTAAATGCCTGCGGTATCCCGGATCTGACATCGAAGCAGGAGGATACTCAACTTCCCGGCACCTATGGGTCGGGTGCGTCGCATGAAGGCAGTTCGGCGAACCTGAGATGGAATCAGCTATTTGACGATCCCAATTTGTTGCAGTTGATCGATGTGGCGGTCAAAAACAACAAGGAAGTCAATATAATGATGCAGCGCATTAGTGTCGCCGAAAATGAAATTCAGGCTCGCAAAGGTGCATACCTGCCATTTGTCAGCCTAGGTGCCGGCGCAGATGGACAGAAGGTAGGTCAATATACGCGCAATGGAGCGGTAGAAGAGAATTTAGATATCAAAAACGGCAAGGCCTTCCCATCATTCCTTGGGAATTTCAGTTTCGGACTGTTTTCCTCCTGGGAAATAGATATCTGGAAAAAGCTCCGTAATGCAACAGAAGTGGCACGCTTGGAATATCTTGCTTCCATGGAAGGAAGGCGCTTCCTGATTACCAATCTCGTTGCCGAGGTGGCTCAGGCCTATTACGAGTTGATAGCTCTGGATAATCAGCTTGAAAATCTAGAGAAGAATATTGAAATTCAGCAAAATGCCTTGGAGGTCGTGAAGCAGTTGCAATTTTATGCGCGTACCAATTCATTGGCCGTCAAGCGTTACGAAGCCGAAGTCGCGAAAAACACGGCCAGGAATTACGAAGTCAAACAGCAAATTACTGTCACGGAAAATAGGATAAACTACCTTCTAGGTCGAACGCCGCAAGCTATCCAGCGGCGGTCATCTGATTTTATGAACAGCAAGCCGAAGGTGCTTGCAGTGGGCATTCCTTCTCAATTGCTGAAGAACAGGCCGGATATCCGTCAGGCGGAGTTTGAATTGTCGGCAGCAAAATTGAATATCGATGTCGCCAGAGCCAATTTTTACCCTTCGTTTGGCATCAAAGCAGGTGTTGGGTTCGAGGCATTCGCCCTGAAATATTTGATCAATACGCCTGAGTCACTGGCTGCGACAATTGCAGGTGAACTGGCTGCTCCTTTGGTCAACCGTAATGCGATCATCGCGGACTACAAGAACGCGAGCGCCAAGCAGATACAAGCAGCTTATGAGTACGAACAGAGGATTATCAACGCATACACCGAAGTCAGTAACCAGCTCTCAAATATTGCAAACCTTGACAAGGATTTCGAGCGAAAGGGGTCGCAGGTGGACGCACTCACTCAGTCCATTGAAATTGCTAGCCAGTTGTTCAAATCAGCCCGCACAGACTATTTGGACGTGCTCTTAACGCAAAGAGATACATTGGAGGCAAAAAGGGAATTGATTGAAACAAAACTGAAGCAATACAGTGCTACGGTGGAGCTATACAGATCACTTGGCGGCGGTTGGCGTGATATCGAGGATATTGCCAATGTGGCCTCTGCGGAAGGCGAGGGTTCTTCAGGTCAATTGGGGCCCCGTCGTTGA
- a CDS encoding efflux RND transporter permease subunit has product MFNVFIKRPVMAIVLSLLFLFMGGLAIRSLPISQFPDIAPPRVIVSLAFPGSSADVLVKSSLITIERAINGVPGMKYIVSDATSAGEATIQIIFDLSVDPNIAMVNVKTRLDQVMSRLPKLVQLEGVIVERVQPSMLMYINLYSKDKNADEKFLFNYANVYVIPEIQRVYGIAQAKILGSRQYAMRIWLNPDRMRAYNVSTDEVMDAIAKQSVIGRPGRLGQSTGIAAQSKEYVLVYQGRYDKPEQYEDIIVKANSKGEILHLKDVAKVDLSSEFYDIYSDKDSFPSASIVLKQNYGSNASKVIEDVKEKLNELKASFPEGMDYEINYDVSRFVDASIDKVLHTLGEAFLLVALVVFIFLGDWRSTLIPILAVPVSLIGSFAVMQAFGLSINLITLFALVLAIGIVVDDAIVVVEAVHAKMEAEHCSPYVASQKVLSEIGGAIIAITLVMTSVFVPIAFMTGPVGVFYRQFSIAMASSIIISAIVALSLAPVLCAMILRSTHGQRRKRTPIRLFIDMFNYVFERITGRYVKILDAVVARRMLTLLVLGAFSFGIFFVNKTLPAGFIPGEDQGMIYAIIQTPPGSTLEVTNKVARQLEEIASKIEGVQSVSSLAGYEVLTEGRGSNAGTCIINLKDWSERRVSVEDVIHELEEKTRDFGAVIEFFQPPSVPGYGAASGLALRLLDKTSSNDYYEFDKINQEFMAALRKRKELTGLFTFYAANYPQYELVIDNKLAMQKGVSIDKAMENLDILIGSTYEQGFIRFNNFFKVYTQALPEFRRFPSDVLNYYVKNDAGDMVPYSAFMTMKKRQGPNEITRYNLYNSAAIRAEPAAGYTTGEAIAAVRDVAAHTLPRGYDIAWEGLSFDEAARGNEALVIFAVVIVFVYLVLAAQYESFMLPLAVLLSLPAGIFGSFLLLKETGLANDVYSQVGLVMLIGLLGKNAVLIVEYAVQRQNQGVSIKAAAIEAAKARFRPILMTSFAFIAGLIPLAIATGAGAVGNRTIGTSALGGMLFGTIFGVVVIPGLYYIFAKLIEGRRLIRGEEFEPLTETYHYGSGDEGDYD; this is encoded by the coding sequence ATGTTTAATGTCTTCATAAAACGACCTGTTATGGCGATTGTGCTGTCGCTGCTCTTCCTTTTTATGGGTGGTTTGGCAATTCGATCCTTACCGATATCGCAGTTTCCAGATATCGCTCCACCCCGCGTTATCGTATCACTGGCATTTCCTGGGTCCAGCGCTGACGTGCTAGTGAAGTCGTCGCTAATTACCATAGAGCGCGCCATCAATGGCGTGCCAGGCATGAAATATATTGTGTCCGATGCTACCAGTGCAGGTGAGGCGACGATTCAGATCATATTCGACCTTAGCGTGGACCCAAACATCGCGATGGTTAATGTAAAAACGCGTCTAGATCAAGTCATGAGTCGTTTGCCGAAACTCGTGCAATTGGAAGGGGTCATAGTGGAGCGTGTTCAGCCGAGCATGCTTATGTACATCAACCTATATAGTAAAGACAAGAATGCAGATGAGAAATTCTTGTTTAACTATGCTAACGTCTACGTGATACCAGAAATTCAGCGGGTTTATGGAATCGCACAGGCAAAGATTTTGGGTAGTCGCCAATATGCGATGCGTATTTGGCTGAACCCGGACCGTATGCGCGCATATAACGTGTCGACCGATGAAGTGATGGATGCTATTGCAAAGCAAAGCGTCATTGGACGGCCTGGAAGGCTTGGCCAAAGTACTGGTATTGCAGCTCAGTCTAAAGAATATGTGTTGGTGTATCAGGGGCGGTACGACAAGCCGGAACAGTATGAAGACATAATAGTTAAGGCTAATTCTAAAGGTGAAATTCTTCACCTCAAGGATGTTGCAAAAGTCGATTTAAGCAGCGAGTTTTACGACATCTACTCGGATAAGGACTCGTTTCCATCTGCTTCAATCGTTCTTAAGCAGAACTACGGAAGTAACGCGAGCAAAGTAATCGAGGACGTCAAGGAGAAATTGAATGAATTGAAGGCCTCTTTTCCGGAGGGTATGGATTATGAAATCAACTATGATGTATCGCGCTTTGTTGATGCGTCGATCGATAAGGTTCTGCACACGCTCGGAGAAGCTTTTCTTCTTGTCGCCCTGGTGGTTTTCATTTTTCTGGGTGATTGGCGGTCAACGCTAATTCCCATCCTGGCTGTACCGGTTTCCCTCATCGGCTCGTTTGCCGTGATGCAGGCATTTGGTCTCTCTATTAATCTGATAACTTTGTTCGCCCTGGTATTGGCTATCGGCATTGTGGTCGATGACGCCATCGTAGTCGTGGAAGCGGTGCACGCCAAAATGGAGGCCGAGCACTGCTCGCCATACGTGGCATCGCAAAAAGTGTTGAGTGAGATTGGTGGCGCTATCATCGCGATCACTCTGGTCATGACGTCCGTGTTTGTTCCTATCGCCTTCATGACGGGGCCGGTCGGTGTGTTTTATCGGCAGTTTTCCATTGCCATGGCCTCGTCGATCATCATTTCGGCAATTGTCGCGTTGTCGCTCGCCCCCGTGTTGTGCGCCATGATCTTGCGCAGCACCCACGGGCAACGCAGAAAAAGGACGCCGATCCGTCTTTTCATTGACATGTTCAATTATGTTTTTGAAAGGATCACAGGTCGCTATGTCAAAATTCTGGATGCGGTTGTTGCGCGTCGAATGCTCACCCTATTGGTTCTAGGCGCCTTTTCCTTCGGGATATTTTTTGTAAACAAAACCCTCCCAGCGGGATTCATTCCCGGCGAAGACCAAGGCATGATTTACGCGATCATTCAGACCCCGCCCGGCTCGACTCTGGAAGTCACGAACAAGGTTGCCAGGCAGCTTGAAGAGATTGCGAGCAAGATCGAAGGCGTCCAATCTGTATCGTCCCTGGCGGGCTATGAAGTCCTCACCGAGGGCCGTGGTTCCAATGCGGGAACTTGCATCATCAATTTAAAGGACTGGTCGGAACGCAGGGTGTCTGTGGAGGACGTCATCCACGAGTTGGAGGAGAAGACCCGCGATTTCGGAGCTGTCATCGAATTTTTCCAACCGCCTTCCGTTCCAGGTTATGGCGCCGCTTCAGGTCTGGCGCTGCGCTTGTTGGACAAAACCTCCAGCAATGATTACTACGAATTCGACAAGATCAACCAGGAATTCATGGCGGCTCTGCGCAAGCGCAAGGAATTGACCGGTTTGTTTACCTTTTACGCCGCCAACTATCCGCAATATGAACTGGTCATCGACAACAAGCTCGCCATGCAGAAGGGGGTGTCCATCGACAAAGCCATGGAGAATCTGGATATCCTCATCGGCAGTACCTACGAGCAGGGCTTTATCCGCTTCAACAACTTCTTCAAGGTGTACACGCAGGCACTGCCCGAATTTAGGCGCTTCCCCTCGGATGTCCTGAATTACTACGTCAAGAATGATGCCGGCGACATGGTGCCTTATTCTGCCTTCATGACCATGAAGAAGCGGCAGGGTCCCAATGAAATCACGCGCTACAACCTCTACAATTCCGCCGCTATCCGGGCCGAACCCGCAGCCGGATACACCACCGGTGAGGCAATCGCCGCGGTCAGGGATGTGGCCGCCCATACATTGCCGCGCGGCTATGACATCGCGTGGGAAGGTTTGTCATTTGACGAGGCGGCAAGGGGCAACGAAGCCTTAGTGATCTTCGCGGTGGTCATCGTATTCGTATACCTCGTGCTTGCAGCGCAGTACGAAAGTTTCATGCTGCCACTGGCCGTGTTGCTGTCACTCCCGGCGGGAATTTTCGGATCGTTTCTATTGCTTAAAGAGACAGGACTTGCCAACGACGTCTACTCCCAGGTTGGTTTGGTCATGCTCATCGGACTGCTCGGCAAAAACGCCGTGCTGATTGTTGAATACGCGGTACAGCGTCAAAACCAGGGTGTGTCCATCAAGGCGGCAGCCATCGAGGCGGCGAAGGCGCGCTTCCGACCCATCCTGATGACATCCTTTGCATTTATCGCCGGACTGATTCCCTTGGCGATCGCCACCGGCGCCGGCGCTGTCGGCAACCGGACGATCGGCACTTCGGCCTTGGGTGGGATGCTGTTCGGCACTATTTTTGGCGTTGTAGTCATTCCTGGCCTCTATTACATCTTCGCCAAATTGATCGAAGGGCGCCGTCTGATCAGAGGGGAAGAATTTGAGCCACTAACGGAAACCTATCATTATGGCTCGGGTGATGAGGGCGATTATGACTAA
- a CDS encoding efflux RND transporter periplasmic adaptor subunit, translated as MQTKLNSFVTLMLVAMAISGCTRGHEEKQEPPPKLEATTPFREDTSVIKEYVCQIHAIRHIELRALERGYIQNIFVDEGQFVKQGSPMFKIMPNVYQAELLKAKAEANTANIEYLNTKALTDKNIVSVNELALAKAKLDKADAEVSLMDTHLNFTNVNAPFDGIMDHLEVRNGSLVEEGALLTTFSDISKLWVYFNVPEAEYLDYSMQHRGNDKTEVRLRMANGHIYDQPGFIETIEADFDNTAGNIEFRAGFPNPDRLLRHGETGTILMTKPYKDALIIPQKATFDILDKTYVYVIKQDGKLEQRLIHVEASLPHLFIIKDGLKGDETILLEGLRKVHAGEGVEIDLQSPEKVRSELELYTE; from the coding sequence ATGCAAACGAAGTTAAATAGTTTTGTGACGCTCATGCTGGTTGCCATGGCCATCAGTGGTTGCACTCGGGGGCACGAGGAAAAGCAGGAGCCGCCTCCAAAACTGGAGGCGACTACACCGTTTCGTGAAGATACTTCGGTAATAAAGGAGTATGTCTGCCAAATTCATGCGATACGTCACATTGAGCTTAGAGCCCTCGAACGCGGCTACATCCAGAACATATTCGTAGATGAAGGGCAGTTTGTTAAGCAGGGAAGCCCGATGTTCAAGATCATGCCGAATGTCTACCAGGCGGAATTGCTGAAGGCCAAGGCAGAGGCCAACACCGCCAACATTGAATATCTAAATACCAAGGCATTGACAGACAAAAACATAGTTTCGGTCAATGAGTTGGCGTTGGCCAAGGCCAAGCTGGACAAGGCGGATGCGGAGGTGAGTCTCATGGACACACACCTGAATTTCACCAATGTGAATGCACCCTTCGACGGGATTATGGACCACCTCGAGGTGAGGAACGGCAGTCTGGTGGAAGAAGGGGCTTTGCTAACAACCTTTTCAGATATCAGTAAGCTTTGGGTGTATTTCAATGTCCCAGAGGCAGAATACCTTGATTACAGCATGCAGCATCGGGGTAACGATAAAACAGAAGTTAGACTGAGAATGGCAAATGGCCATATATATGATCAACCTGGATTTATAGAAACGATTGAGGCGGACTTTGATAATACCGCTGGAAACATCGAGTTCCGTGCGGGCTTTCCAAATCCAGATAGGCTGCTCCGCCACGGCGAGACGGGCACCATTCTAATGACAAAGCCTTATAAAGACGCCTTGATCATTCCGCAGAAGGCGACATTCGATATCCTGGACAAAACATATGTCTATGTGATCAAGCAAGATGGCAAATTAGAGCAAAGACTCATCCACGTCGAAGCTTCCCTGCCGCATCTGTTCATCATAAAGGATGGATTGAAGGGTGACGAGACGATCCTGCTTGAAGGCTTACGTAAAGTGCATGCTGGCGAAGGCGTGGAGATCGATTTGCAGTCACCCGAAAAGGTCCGTTCAGAGCTTGAACTTTATACCGAGTAA
- a CDS encoding TVP38/TMEM64 family protein: protein MSGLLLTLGFLTLGVMPFMLRTEYLAIPESEFRGWLASSGYAAPAIFLLASALLTAMGMPRLLFCSMAGMVFGFAWGMIWGQLGTLLGAYGTFLFARMSGREYILGRFPRVADWARPIESRGWIYVLLIRQLPVAGLYNDILLGISPVRHRDFWIGTALGFLPLGCAATLTGAGLIQGESLQITQMLVLAACIGSISTFGLKWTLSRIRARRI from the coding sequence ATGTCAGGGCTCTTGCTGACACTTGGCTTCCTGACCCTTGGGGTTATGCCCTTCATGCTCAGGACCGAATACCTCGCCATTCCGGAGAGCGAGTTCAGAGGTTGGCTAGCCTCGTCGGGCTATGCCGCCCCAGCAATATTTTTGCTGGCCAGTGCATTGCTCACGGCCATGGGAATGCCGCGACTGCTCTTCTGCTCCATGGCAGGCATGGTATTCGGCTTCGCATGGGGGATGATCTGGGGACAATTGGGTACCTTGCTCGGTGCTTACGGGACCTTCCTGTTCGCGCGAATGAGTGGCCGGGAATACATTTTGGGCAGGTTTCCGCGGGTCGCGGACTGGGCCAGACCCATCGAATCACGCGGCTGGATTTATGTCCTGCTAATCCGCCAACTCCCGGTAGCTGGCCTGTATAACGATATTCTGCTCGGCATCAGCCCGGTGCGGCATCGCGACTTCTGGATCGGCACCGCGCTCGGCTTTCTTCCCTTGGGCTGCGCCGCCACCCTCACGGGAGCTGGCCTGATTCAGGGCGAATCCTTGCAAATCACGCAGATGCTGGTGCTGGCAGCCTGCATAGGGTCGATTTCCACTTTTGGCTTGAAGTGGACCCTCTCCAGAATTCGCGCGCGAAGAATTTAA
- the asnB gene encoding asparagine synthase (glutamine-hydrolyzing) gives MRQRFCLRRRRAKPMCGICGIIRLGRFHDGRDMAGRVKGMLDALAHRGPDGSQVHGFGSAMFGFSRLSIRGLADGQQPLVDAEAGVMAVCNGEIDNHQELRAWLTGRGRAVAGATDVAVILPLYLELGGAFVERLVGAFAIVIWDQRDNKVILARDRTGERPLFYSVKDETVFFASQIAALAQDQAVVKRANQSALCDYMRAGYFAAPTTPFADIVKVPPAEIVTIDLDGVRNGRYWHWEIGQAVARRPSEQEFDVIFRDAVRRQSAVDVDFGVFLSGGIDSSLIAAVTRQVYPDKPLRAFTLRFNEGSYDEGAFAEAVAARLGIECTSVWVRPGDLPAILGDMIRSTGEPLADPAWIPAALLSRRAAQEIRVALSGEGADELFGGYPTYFGAGLANSYAKLPARMRGIIRKRVERWPPSDKKVTLSFLLKRFVLGEGLNPLARHRVWTASINPDVMATLGFAADAGEIEVAGSGKLLDMLQQFDLEHSLAEGLLTKADRAGMRFGLELRAPFLDRAVIEFAATLPGTERVRLFQTKRFLKRYALRYLPKDIVMRKKRGLSVPLAQWLRDPLFDWAQSRLDSPRLSHSGVDLAAVQVMLNEHRQRRADHARALWTLIVLSEWLAWADSLNFPNVSSASSETMASLQQIHAPHAITAEAV, from the coding sequence ATGCGGCAGCGCTTCTGCCTGCGGCGGAGGCGCGCTAAACCCATGTGCGGAATTTGCGGCATTATTCGCTTAGGCCGGTTCCATGATGGACGGGACATGGCAGGGCGGGTTAAGGGTATGCTGGATGCGCTTGCGCACAGGGGGCCGGATGGTTCGCAGGTGCACGGCTTCGGTTCGGCGATGTTCGGATTCTCCCGTCTGTCAATCCGCGGACTGGCCGATGGGCAGCAGCCTTTGGTTGACGCGGAAGCCGGGGTCATGGCCGTATGCAACGGCGAAATCGACAATCACCAGGAACTTCGCGCCTGGCTGACCGGGCGTGGGCGTGCGGTCGCGGGTGCGACGGATGTCGCCGTCATCCTGCCGCTCTATCTCGAACTGGGGGGCGCCTTTGTCGAGAGGCTGGTTGGTGCATTCGCCATCGTCATTTGGGACCAGCGCGACAACAAGGTCATTCTGGCTCGGGACAGAACCGGGGAGCGCCCGCTGTTCTACTCGGTCAAGGATGAAACCGTTTTTTTTGCCTCGCAGATCGCCGCCTTGGCTCAGGACCAGGCTGTAGTCAAGCGGGCCAACCAGAGCGCGCTGTGTGACTACATGCGCGCCGGATATTTCGCTGCGCCAACCACCCCTTTTGCGGACATCGTCAAGGTCCCGCCGGCCGAAATCGTGACCATCGACCTCGACGGCGTCAGAAACGGACGCTACTGGCATTGGGAGATTGGCCAGGCTGTCGCCAGGCGGCCGTCCGAGCAGGAGTTCGACGTCATCTTCCGCGATGCCGTACGACGGCAAAGCGCGGTGGATGTCGACTTCGGCGTTTTTTTGAGCGGGGGGATCGACTCTTCGCTGATCGCCGCCGTGACGAGGCAGGTTTACCCAGACAAGCCGCTGCGCGCCTTCACCTTGCGCTTCAACGAGGGATCCTACGATGAAGGAGCCTTCGCGGAGGCGGTGGCGGCGCGTCTGGGCATTGAGTGCACGTCCGTCTGGGTCAGGCCTGGGGATCTGCCTGCCATCCTGGGGGACATGATTCGCAGTACCGGAGAGCCGCTTGCGGATCCGGCCTGGATTCCCGCGGCGTTGCTATCGCGGCGGGCGGCGCAGGAGATCCGCGTGGCATTGTCCGGCGAAGGCGCGGATGAACTTTTTGGGGGGTATCCTACCTATTTTGGGGCTGGGCTTGCCAATTCTTACGCCAAGCTCCCAGCGCGCATGCGTGGCATCATCAGGAAACGGGTTGAACGCTGGCCGCCGAGTGACAAAAAGGTGACCCTATCCTTTCTGCTGAAGCGCTTCGTGCTGGGAGAGGGTCTCAACCCGCTGGCGCGGCATCGGGTATGGACGGCGAGCATTAACCCGGATGTCATGGCAACGCTGGGATTTGCCGCTGATGCCGGCGAAATAGAAGTGGCGGGGAGCGGCAAACTGCTGGACATGCTGCAGCAGTTTGATCTCGAGCATTCCCTCGCTGAAGGTTTGCTGACCAAGGCGGACCGCGCCGGAATGCGCTTTGGCTTGGAACTGCGGGCACCGTTCCTCGATCGCGCGGTTATTGAGTTTGCTGCGACGCTGCCGGGCACGGAGCGCGTCAGGCTGTTTCAAACCAAGCGCTTTCTGAAGCGTTACGCCTTGCGCTACCTGCCAAAAGATATCGTGATGCGGAAAAAGCGCGGTTTGTCGGTGCCGCTTGCGCAGTGGTTGCGGGACCCATTGTTCGACTGGGCGCAATCCAGGTTGGATTCACCCCGGCTGAGCCACTCGGGTGTCGATTTGGCGGCGGTGCAAGTAATGCTGAACGAGCATCGGCAGCGGCGAGCCGATCACGCTAGAGCCTTGTGGACACTCATCGTGCTCAGCGAATGGCTCGCGTGGGCTGATTCATTGAACTTCCCAAATGTATCTAGCGCGTCCAGTGAGACAATGGCTTCTCTCCAACAGATCCATGCCCCACATGCAATCACAGCGGAGGCGGTTTGA
- a CDS encoding ArnT family glycosyltransferase, translating into MSISDSMNSPCSRQLAASDSRGWMIVLAFALSAVFIVLHLGDLPLLAPDEGRNAEVAREMADSGTWLVPTYDGMTYLDKPAFYFKTVALSFAAFGESEFTARLSSAGFALALLIAIFLFCQRVYDRRAALAAILVVASTPLYLAFARIVIFDMTLAFFVCSAIFACFLAEQSEDAERKRWYRLGALASGMATLVKGPVGFLLPTLVMAVFNPLDGRKGAMRRCFAPINWAIFFAVVLPWFVGLSILCPDFPYYGLVKESFARFTTQEFHRTAPFYYYGLIILSCFFPWSLLLPQSISAACRSQRHWTSADRLFMVWALVVVGFFSVSQSKLPGYILTAVIALGVLVGRVFSSALGNRLGRSACIVRRGAAALAVIMGVLALFAGGWLLNPSLVEGGLGLKERAVAMIKPQLPLLLVSLSVVVALSLAALRSNDPRLTFLGFVSVPLLLITINFPGIQRFVESRSSRNLAAAMPEDLGKDTDIACIECLPNGLPFYLKRLIYVITKDGTELTSNYILFEMHNDSKELQRIILMDQLDAWLGRHKAPVFLMANGKQRTLLGQIAARYGARVIPLPSGYAAALLPAAEAR; encoded by the coding sequence ATGAGTATTTCCGATTCCATGAATTCGCCCTGCTCAAGACAGCTTGCCGCTTCTGATTCCAGGGGCTGGATGATCGTTCTTGCTTTCGCATTAAGCGCCGTTTTCATCGTGTTGCATCTGGGCGATTTGCCTCTGTTGGCGCCCGATGAGGGTCGCAATGCTGAGGTGGCCCGGGAAATGGCGGATTCGGGGACATGGCTGGTTCCCACCTACGATGGAATGACGTATCTGGACAAGCCGGCTTTCTACTTCAAGACCGTGGCACTGTCCTTTGCAGCCTTCGGAGAGTCGGAGTTCACCGCAAGGCTGTCATCTGCGGGTTTCGCGCTAGCGTTGCTCATCGCGATCTTTTTGTTCTGTCAGCGGGTCTATGATCGGCGCGCCGCATTGGCCGCCATTCTGGTGGTGGCATCGACTCCGCTGTATCTTGCATTTGCGCGCATCGTCATTTTCGATATGACGCTGGCGTTCTTCGTGTGCTCGGCCATTTTTGCCTGCTTTCTTGCCGAACAGTCTGAGGACGCCGAGCGCAAGCGATGGTATAGACTGGGTGCGCTTGCGTCCGGCATGGCCACCTTGGTCAAGGGGCCGGTAGGGTTTCTCCTTCCCACCCTGGTAATGGCCGTGTTCAATCCGCTGGATGGCCGTAAGGGCGCCATGAGGCGCTGCTTTGCCCCGATCAACTGGGCTATCTTCTTTGCCGTGGTTTTGCCCTGGTTTGTCGGACTGTCAATCCTTTGTCCTGACTTCCCGTATTACGGTCTCGTCAAAGAGTCCTTCGCCCGCTTCACGACCCAGGAGTTCCACCGCACTGCGCCGTTTTATTACTACGGCTTGATCATCCTGAGCTGTTTTTTTCCCTGGAGCCTGCTGTTGCCGCAATCCATTTCGGCAGCCTGCCGCAGTCAGCGTCACTGGACCAGCGCGGATCGACTGTTCATGGTCTGGGCCCTGGTCGTGGTGGGTTTCTTTTCGGTATCCCAGTCCAAGCTGCCTGGCTATATCCTCACCGCCGTCATTGCCTTGGGTGTCCTAGTCGGGAGGGTGTTTTCCAGCGCCCTGGGCAATCGCTTGGGGCGATCCGCCTGCATCGTCAGACGCGGTGCCGCTGCACTGGCCGTGATCATGGGGGTACTGGCCCTGTTCGCGGGCGGTTGGCTATTGAATCCTTCGTTAGTCGAGGGGGGGCTTGGGTTGAAGGAGCGGGCTGTGGCGATGATAAAGCCCCAGTTGCCCCTGCTGCTGGTGTCCCTGTCCGTTGTCGTGGCGCTTTCCCTGGCGGCGCTCCGATCAAATGACCCAAGGCTGACATTTCTCGGGTTTGTCAGTGTTCCGCTGTTGCTGATTACCATCAATTTCCCGGGTATTCAGCGTTTCGTCGAAAGCCGCTCATCGCGAAACCTGGCTGCAGCGATGCCCGAGGATCTTGGCAAGGACACCGACATCGCCTGCATTGAGTGCCTGCCCAACGGCCTTCCGTTTTATCTGAAGCGCTTGATCTATGTGATTACGAAGGACGGGACGGAACTCACCAGCAACTACATCCTGTTTGAGATGCACAACGACAGCAAGGAGTTGCAACGAATCATCTTGATGGATCAACTGGACGCGTGGCTGGGTCGACACAAGGCACCTGTGTTTCTGATGGCAAACGGTAAGCAACGGACCTTACTCGGGCAAATCGCGGCAAGGTACGGTGCGCGGGTGATCCCTTTGCCCTCTGGCTATGCGGCAGCGCTTCTGCCTGCGGCGGAGGCGCGCTAA